Proteins found in one Planctomycetes bacterium MalM25 genomic segment:
- the betC_6 gene encoding Choline-sulfatase gives MLHRATLLVVLIATGSLGAHARPNVLLIAVDDMNDWVGFLNGHPQVKTPHMDRLASRGVVFSNAHCAAPLCGPSRAAVFSGKQPFNTGVCNNRQQIRKLHPQLVLLPEHFHAHGYRTLGTGKLMHRKFNDLYEETFYPEQRWSPYASKEPQKAEPRFALRPLNGMPNDRQELQPGRFSSFDWGAVDVPDGEMGDGKVGAWAASKLQHQGESGQPFFLAVGFYRPHIPLYAPQEYFNLYPIDSTVAPEVPANDFSDLGAPAIELAHSIQTAGLHESVLRHGRWKEAVAAYLACISFVDAQIGNLLDALDSGPYADNTVVVLWSDHGWHLGEKEHWGKTTGWERSTRVPLIIVPANEGQAICRVGEQCGEPVSLIDLYPTLIDLCDLPTMAGLDGESLTPRLRQPEAESKRTVVTCVKKGVYSARSRRWRLIQYADGSEELYDHQNDPNEWYNVAADDRFTAIKESLSSVMPNQ, from the coding sequence ATGCTGCACCGAGCTACTCTCCTGGTCGTGCTCATCGCCACTGGCTCCCTCGGCGCGCATGCCCGTCCGAACGTGCTGCTCATCGCCGTTGACGACATGAACGACTGGGTCGGCTTTCTGAATGGGCATCCCCAGGTGAAGACGCCCCACATGGATCGCCTGGCGAGCCGAGGGGTGGTCTTTTCCAACGCCCACTGCGCGGCTCCGCTGTGCGGCCCTTCGAGGGCCGCCGTCTTCAGCGGCAAACAGCCCTTTAATACCGGCGTTTGCAACAACCGTCAGCAGATCCGCAAGCTGCACCCCCAATTGGTTCTGCTCCCGGAGCACTTCCACGCCCATGGCTACCGAACGTTAGGCACAGGGAAGCTGATGCACCGCAAGTTTAACGATCTCTATGAAGAGACGTTCTACCCCGAGCAACGCTGGAGTCCCTACGCTAGCAAAGAGCCGCAGAAGGCCGAGCCCCGATTCGCACTGCGTCCCTTAAACGGAATGCCCAACGATCGGCAGGAGCTGCAACCCGGACGGTTTAGCTCCTTCGATTGGGGGGCGGTTGACGTGCCGGATGGCGAGATGGGCGATGGCAAAGTTGGTGCCTGGGCGGCGAGCAAGCTGCAGCACCAGGGCGAGTCGGGTCAGCCGTTCTTCCTGGCGGTGGGATTCTATCGACCCCACATACCGCTGTACGCGCCTCAGGAGTATTTCAACCTCTACCCGATCGACTCAACCGTAGCGCCGGAGGTTCCGGCCAACGACTTTTCCGACTTGGGTGCGCCCGCAATCGAGTTAGCTCATTCGATCCAAACGGCGGGTCTCCACGAAAGCGTGCTCAGACACGGCCGGTGGAAGGAAGCGGTCGCAGCGTACTTGGCGTGCATCTCTTTCGTCGACGCGCAGATCGGCAATCTGCTCGATGCGCTCGACAGCGGCCCCTATGCGGACAACACCGTTGTCGTGCTGTGGAGTGACCATGGCTGGCACCTCGGAGAGAAAGAGCACTGGGGAAAAACAACCGGATGGGAGCGATCGACGCGCGTGCCACTTATTATCGTACCCGCGAACGAGGGCCAAGCAATTTGCCGGGTGGGCGAACAATGCGGCGAGCCTGTAAGCCTGATCGATCTCTATCCGACACTGATCGATCTGTGTGACCTGCCAACGATGGCGGGGTTGGATGGCGAGTCTCTTACGCCACGGTTGCGTCAACCAGAGGCCGAGTCGAAACGCACTGTAGTCACCTGCGTAAAAAAAGGCGTGTACTCTGCGCGGAGCCGGCGTTGGCGACTGATCCAGTACGCAGATGGATCAGAAGAGCTATACGACCACCAAAACGACCCCAACGAATGGTATAACGTGGCGGCAGACGATCGCTTCACGGCCATAAAGGAAAGTCTCTCCAGTGTGATGCCTAACCAATAG
- a CDS encoding Bacterial alpha-L-rhamnosidase, which produces MSVLAIGPGRAVAEAPAPHRLTLSEGFNAPVGFYDPRPTFSWRLPVDDGIVKQSAYRIVVGKSATGLPEDADYWDSGKRLSDQSVYVPYGGKTLASRDVAHWRVKYWDSRGRESHWSDPARFELGLLDNRDWKAEWIHSEETQPLAKRIEVVRASYGVAGDRERQVDLTGKIRRLIDAWGRPVTASNDFAGSDPAPGFPKQLVITYRKGGESFTSTTREGSRLNLHTLIPSAYAPEYLRKEFMAPSPVVSARMYVTAKGLFEAYINGHRVGGDHLTPGWTPYHARVETLTYDVASLLAEGGNALGVVLGEGWYAGRMMRKRDVYPFVVPSALVQLEIQYADGSTQVVTTDSSWKASRQGPMRRSGIYDGEDYDARLEMPGWSRYGYKDSTWTGVTTHPVGDGPRLQPKRHHPIRATQEVKSVQVSSPSPGKHVFDLGQNLVGWPRVRLPVVEGALVTLRFAEMLNEDGTLYTENYRSAKSTDTYIPAATGVVEWQPTFTFHGFRYVEVSGVPKEAVPSTDWVTGVVLRSDFKQAGSFSSSNEKLNKLQSNITWGQRGNYLDIPTDCPQRDERLGWTGDAQVFCPTSIFNYDVHSFWASWLQSLREDQTPEGIVPNVVPNTLEPGGSPGWGDVAVVGPWEVYVRTGDRRLLHENYGMMAKWTAAYEREAKDFMVRRHGFGDWLQPYPETKNSRSDTPLDLIATAYFGRCAALMHKAALALDHVEDAAKYERLHREIRKAFSAEYFDSSGQMIADHETQTGYLLALAFDLLEPGLREPATVNLLQLIDDAGGHLRTGFLGTPLLAPQLDELGHSDKAYQVLLKETYPSWFYSINQGATTMWERWNSYSHEDGFGNAGMNSFNHYAYGAIGQWMYERIAGLAPDPNQPGYKHFLLQPNPGGGLTSASASLDTPYGEASCGWIRKGGKLFVKAVVPPNTTATFKPPHLADGTPSVHMEEGADLVTTDGGQTYLLKPGKYRMTVQ; this is translated from the coding sequence ATGTCCGTCTTGGCTATCGGGCCAGGCAGAGCTGTCGCCGAAGCGCCGGCGCCGCATCGACTAACACTCAGCGAAGGATTCAATGCCCCTGTGGGGTTCTATGATCCTCGGCCGACTTTTTCTTGGCGGCTTCCGGTTGATGATGGCATTGTAAAACAGTCCGCCTACCGGATCGTCGTTGGCAAGTCGGCGACTGGTTTGCCCGAAGACGCCGATTACTGGGACTCGGGTAAACGTTTGTCTGACCAGTCCGTCTATGTGCCCTACGGAGGGAAGACGCTGGCTTCACGTGATGTCGCGCATTGGCGGGTTAAGTACTGGGATTCACGGGGGCGTGAGTCGCACTGGAGTGATCCCGCTCGCTTCGAGCTCGGGTTGCTTGATAATAGAGATTGGAAAGCGGAGTGGATTCATTCGGAAGAGACACAGCCGCTTGCAAAGAGGATCGAGGTCGTCCGCGCCAGCTACGGTGTCGCAGGCGATCGTGAACGGCAGGTTGATCTGACCGGCAAGATTAGAAGGCTGATCGATGCGTGGGGCAGGCCCGTCACTGCCAGCAATGATTTTGCTGGCAGTGACCCGGCGCCGGGATTCCCCAAACAACTGGTGATCACCTATCGCAAAGGGGGGGAGTCCTTCACATCGACGACTCGAGAAGGGAGTCGCTTGAATTTGCATACTTTGATCCCATCGGCCTACGCACCTGAGTATCTTCGTAAAGAGTTTATGGCTCCCTCGCCGGTCGTATCAGCGCGCATGTATGTTACGGCGAAAGGGCTCTTCGAAGCGTATATCAACGGTCACCGAGTTGGCGGCGATCACCTGACCCCTGGTTGGACACCGTATCACGCGAGGGTCGAAACGCTTACCTACGATGTGGCCTCGCTCCTTGCCGAGGGCGGCAACGCCCTCGGAGTGGTGCTGGGAGAGGGCTGGTACGCAGGTCGGATGATGCGAAAGAGAGACGTCTATCCGTTTGTTGTGCCGAGTGCGTTGGTGCAGCTGGAGATCCAGTACGCAGACGGCAGCACCCAAGTGGTGACGACCGACAGCAGCTGGAAAGCCTCGAGGCAAGGCCCCATGCGGCGCTCGGGCATCTACGATGGAGAGGACTACGACGCACGCCTCGAAATGCCGGGCTGGAGCCGATATGGCTATAAGGACTCCACCTGGACTGGGGTCACTACGCATCCCGTCGGCGACGGGCCTAGGCTGCAGCCAAAGCGGCATCACCCGATACGGGCAACGCAGGAGGTCAAGTCCGTACAAGTCAGCTCGCCATCGCCTGGCAAGCACGTCTTCGACCTGGGACAGAACCTTGTTGGATGGCCCCGAGTGCGGTTGCCCGTGGTGGAGGGCGCTCTGGTTACGCTGCGTTTTGCGGAGATGCTTAACGAGGACGGCACGCTTTACACTGAGAACTACCGCAGCGCCAAGTCGACCGACACCTACATACCGGCCGCGACCGGCGTCGTGGAGTGGCAGCCGACGTTCACTTTCCACGGATTCCGATACGTAGAAGTTAGCGGGGTCCCAAAAGAAGCTGTTCCCAGCACGGACTGGGTTACGGGCGTCGTCTTGCGCTCTGACTTCAAACAGGCGGGTAGCTTCTCCTCGTCTAACGAGAAGCTCAATAAGCTGCAGTCCAACATCACTTGGGGCCAGCGAGGAAATTACCTGGACATCCCGACAGACTGTCCGCAGCGCGACGAGAGACTCGGTTGGACCGGCGACGCTCAGGTGTTCTGTCCGACCTCGATTTTCAACTACGACGTTCACTCTTTCTGGGCGAGCTGGTTACAGAGTCTCCGCGAAGATCAGACGCCCGAAGGGATCGTCCCCAATGTGGTCCCCAACACGCTTGAGCCAGGCGGGAGCCCGGGATGGGGGGATGTGGCCGTTGTCGGCCCCTGGGAGGTCTACGTGCGTACCGGCGATCGTCGACTCTTGCATGAGAATTATGGGATGATGGCCAAGTGGACTGCGGCCTACGAGCGAGAGGCCAAGGACTTCATGGTTAGACGGCATGGCTTTGGCGACTGGCTACAGCCCTACCCGGAGACCAAGAATTCTCGGTCGGACACACCGCTAGATCTCATCGCTACCGCGTACTTCGGTCGCTGCGCCGCTTTGATGCATAAGGCGGCGCTCGCCCTCGATCACGTTGAGGATGCAGCGAAGTACGAGCGACTGCACCGCGAAATCCGCAAGGCGTTTTCAGCCGAGTACTTTGATTCATCGGGGCAGATGATTGCTGATCACGAAACCCAGACCGGCTACCTGCTTGCACTGGCGTTCGACTTGCTCGAGCCGGGATTGCGTGAGCCGGCAACCGTGAACCTCCTGCAACTCATCGATGACGCTGGTGGTCATCTCCGCACGGGCTTCTTGGGCACGCCTCTCTTAGCGCCACAACTCGACGAACTTGGGCATTCCGACAAGGCCTACCAAGTGCTGCTCAAGGAGACCTACCCGTCCTGGTTCTATTCCATCAACCAGGGCGCAACGACGATGTGGGAGAGATGGAACAGCTACAGCCACGAGGACGGGTTCGGCAACGCGGGAATGAACTCGTTCAACCACTACGCGTACGGAGCCATCGGCCAGTGGATGTACGAACGAATCGCAGGCCTCGCTCCCGATCCGAATCAACCTGGCTACAAGCACTTCTTGCTTCAGCCCAATCCGGGAGGAGGACTGACCTCGGCCTCGGCATCACTCGATACCCCCTATGGTGAGGCATCTTGCGGTTGGATAAGGAAAGGGGGCAAGCTGTTCGTGAAGGCGGTTGTTCCCCCTAACACGACAGCAACCTTCAAGCCGCCGCACCTAGCCGATGGCACGCCTTCGGTCCATATGGAGGAGGGGGCTGATCTGGTAACGACGGATGGCGGTCAGACCTATCTGTTGAAGCCAGGAAAATACCGAATGACGGTACAATAG
- the lldD gene encoding L-lactate dehydrogenase [cytochrome], with amino-acid sequence MPSSFDPQFPSVGDLRARARRRIPRFAFEYLDGGCNEGVNLHRNTADIREIELIPEYLTQHGGSSTKTELFGHVYDAPFGIAPVGLQGLMWPRAPEILAKAAREKNIPFVLSTVTTSSIERIGEISEGSAWFQLYHPAEERVRDDIIQRAKAAEYPVLVILCDVPTFGYRHCDIRNGLAMPPKMTLANILQILGSPTWALKTLVAGKPNFETLRPYMPKGLNLKQLGAFMDKTFSGRLNAERIKPIRDMWPGKLVLKGVASLADARMACDLGLDGIIVSNHGGRQLDAGQSSIKTLGTISAEVGDRITVMMDSGIRSGPDIARTLASGADFTFLGRAFMYGVAALGQRGGDHTITILQRQLQQVLEQLCCERIGDLPQKLALSNLR; translated from the coding sequence ATGCCAAGCAGTTTCGATCCGCAGTTCCCAAGCGTCGGTGACTTGCGTGCTCGGGCCCGACGCCGCATCCCCCGCTTCGCTTTCGAGTACCTCGATGGCGGGTGCAACGAGGGGGTCAATCTCCACCGCAACACGGCCGATATCCGCGAGATCGAACTGATCCCGGAATACCTGACCCAGCACGGCGGATCCAGCACCAAGACCGAGCTGTTCGGGCACGTCTACGACGCCCCCTTCGGCATCGCCCCCGTGGGCCTGCAAGGGCTGATGTGGCCCCGTGCGCCCGAGATCCTCGCCAAAGCGGCTCGCGAGAAGAACATCCCGTTCGTGCTGAGCACCGTGACGACGAGCAGCATCGAACGCATCGGTGAGATCTCCGAGGGGTCCGCTTGGTTCCAGCTCTACCACCCGGCCGAGGAGCGGGTGCGGGACGACATCATCCAGCGCGCCAAGGCGGCCGAGTACCCCGTCTTGGTCATCCTCTGCGATGTGCCCACCTTCGGTTACCGCCATTGCGACATCCGCAACGGGCTGGCGATGCCGCCGAAGATGACGCTGGCCAACATCCTCCAAATCTTAGGGAGCCCGACTTGGGCACTCAAGACGCTCGTCGCCGGCAAGCCCAACTTTGAGACCCTGCGTCCCTACATGCCGAAGGGCCTAAACCTCAAGCAGCTGGGGGCCTTTATGGACAAGACCTTCTCGGGACGCTTGAACGCCGAGAGGATCAAGCCGATCCGCGACATGTGGCCGGGAAAGCTCGTCTTGAAAGGGGTCGCCAGCCTCGCCGACGCCCGGATGGCCTGCGACCTGGGCTTGGACGGGATCATCGTCTCGAACCACGGCGGCCGCCAACTCGACGCCGGCCAATCGTCGATCAAGACGTTGGGAACAATCTCCGCCGAGGTCGGCGACCGGATCACCGTGATGATGGACAGCGGCATCCGCTCGGGCCCCGACATCGCCCGAACGCTGGCTAGCGGTGCCGACTTCACCTTCCTCGGACGCGCCTTCATGTACGGCGTCGCGGCGCTCGGTCAACGTGGCGGCGACCACACCATCACGATCCTCCAACGTCAGCTCCAGCAGGTCTTGGAGCAATTGTGCTGCGAACGCATTGGTGACTTACCACAGAAGCTAGCTTTGAGCAATCTACGGTAG
- a CDS encoding cytosine permease: MEESKSEGGEFERERVPESHLLGPGKFWGMYAGEHCAGTEFMIGPLFLGAGASLGDLVLGLLLGNVLAVLTWRYLVVPIAIAKRYTLYYQLERIAGSRLVKLYNVVNGVLFCFLAGAMITVSASAVGVPFGIDYEVPESIFGLGPLSFTALVVLVGLVISVVASSGYATVARVANLAAPWMIIVFGAAGLVSLGQMEVNSLGDLTKGEYWSQAVDFVATEYQEKGDTPPVFGFWQIVLFAWLCNGAMHFGMADLSIFRFARDKSSGWAPSIGMFLGHYMAWIAAGLMLAAQIKLSSDTTANPGVLAHTALGWTGILCVVIAGWTTANPTIYRAGLALQGVFTKSSRVRMTLLAGLIATVAGAFPNLSGRLLGFVGTYGTVLGPMGAVIFVDYYWFRTRQADEPAVRSGSTFNLAVLVAWLLPVTAGLYCIFFVFKQGTDAAYCVIPCWIVCGAIYWALRSAFIGTSDTPAIPEPPQ, translated from the coding sequence GTGGAAGAATCCAAGTCTGAAGGCGGCGAGTTCGAACGCGAACGCGTCCCCGAATCGCACCTGCTCGGGCCCGGCAAGTTCTGGGGCATGTACGCCGGCGAGCACTGCGCGGGGACCGAGTTCATGATCGGGCCGCTTTTCCTGGGTGCCGGGGCGTCGTTGGGCGATCTGGTGCTCGGGCTTCTGCTGGGCAACGTGCTCGCGGTGCTCACCTGGCGGTACCTGGTGGTCCCGATCGCCATCGCGAAGCGGTACACGCTGTACTACCAGCTCGAGCGCATCGCCGGCTCGCGCTTGGTGAAGCTCTACAACGTCGTCAACGGCGTGCTGTTCTGCTTCCTCGCCGGGGCGATGATCACCGTCTCCGCCAGCGCGGTCGGCGTCCCCTTCGGGATCGATTACGAAGTCCCCGAGAGCATCTTCGGCCTCGGCCCCCTCTCCTTCACCGCCCTGGTGGTCCTGGTTGGTTTGGTGATCTCGGTGGTGGCTTCCAGCGGCTACGCGACGGTCGCACGGGTAGCGAACCTGGCGGCTCCCTGGATGATCATTGTGTTCGGCGCGGCCGGGCTGGTCTCGCTTGGGCAGATGGAAGTCAACAGCCTCGGTGACCTGACGAAGGGGGAGTACTGGTCGCAAGCGGTTGACTTCGTTGCGACCGAGTACCAAGAGAAGGGCGACACGCCCCCGGTGTTCGGGTTCTGGCAGATCGTGCTGTTCGCTTGGCTCTGCAACGGAGCGATGCACTTCGGGATGGCCGACCTGTCGATCTTCCGGTTCGCCCGCGATAAGTCGTCTGGTTGGGCACCCTCGATCGGCATGTTCTTGGGTCATTACATGGCTTGGATCGCCGCGGGCTTGATGCTCGCGGCGCAGATCAAGTTGAGCAGCGACACGACCGCCAACCCCGGGGTTTTGGCCCACACCGCGCTGGGGTGGACCGGCATCCTCTGCGTGGTCATCGCGGGCTGGACGACCGCCAACCCGACGATCTACCGCGCAGGCCTGGCGTTGCAGGGAGTCTTCACCAAATCAAGCCGCGTCCGGATGACGCTCTTGGCGGGGCTGATCGCCACGGTGGCGGGGGCCTTTCCGAACCTTTCGGGTAGGCTCCTGGGTTTCGTCGGCACGTACGGCACCGTGCTCGGCCCGATGGGGGCGGTGATCTTCGTCGATTACTACTGGTTCCGTACCCGGCAGGCGGACGAGCCGGCCGTCCGCAGCGGATCGACTTTCAATCTGGCCGTCCTGGTCGCATGGCTCCTGCCCGTGACCGCCGGCTTGTACTGCATCTTCTTTGTGTTCAAGCAGGGGACCGACGCGGCGTACTGTGTGATCCCCTGCTGGATCGTTTGCGGCGCCATCTACTGGGCGCTCCGGTCCGCTTTCATCGGCACAAGTGATACCCCGGCCATTCCAGAGCCCCCCCAATGA
- the rhaA gene encoding L-rhamnose isomerase — protein MSDQAAYRLAREQFAERGVDADKAIDSMAAFPISIHCWQGDDVAGFEDSGDALGGGLAVTGNYLGPARNADELRQDADQALALLPGKHRFNLHAIYAETDGGRVERDELEPKHFSRWIDWAKEQGLGLDFNPSYFSHPQAAEGLTLSHPDPAVRGFWVSHGQACRRIGAAMGAATGSPCVTNVWIPDGSKDTPFDRRAPRERLTESLDAVFSEQLDPTHHLDAVESKLFGIGAESYTVGSHEYYLGYAAKNQKLLCLDTGHFHPTEVVSDKLSAVLCWVPEVLLHVSRGVRWDSDHVVVLSDELRAIAREIALHDYASRVHIGLDFFDATINRVAAWVIGIRATQRALLEAQLEPVDALRQAEDRRDYTARLALMEEHKNLPYGAVWEEYCRRHDVPAAGWLESVRRYERDVLSQRA, from the coding sequence ATGAGCGACCAAGCCGCCTACCGCCTAGCCAGAGAGCAGTTCGCCGAGAGGGGCGTCGATGCCGATAAGGCCATCGACTCGATGGCGGCGTTCCCAATCTCAATCCACTGCTGGCAGGGCGACGACGTTGCCGGCTTTGAGGACAGCGGAGACGCGCTGGGCGGCGGGCTCGCCGTGACGGGCAACTACCTCGGGCCGGCACGGAACGCGGACGAGCTGCGTCAGGACGCCGACCAAGCCCTCGCCCTGCTCCCCGGCAAGCACCGCTTCAACCTGCACGCGATCTACGCCGAGACGGACGGCGGCCGCGTCGAACGGGACGAGCTAGAGCCCAAGCACTTCTCGCGTTGGATTGATTGGGCGAAAGAACAGGGACTTGGGCTCGACTTCAACCCGAGCTACTTCTCTCACCCCCAGGCGGCGGAAGGGCTCACGCTCTCCCACCCTGACCCGGCCGTGCGTGGGTTCTGGGTCTCGCACGGACAAGCATGCCGACGGATCGGCGCCGCGATGGGTGCCGCTACCGGATCGCCCTGTGTGACCAACGTCTGGATTCCGGACGGCTCTAAGGACACCCCCTTCGATCGGCGAGCCCCGCGGGAGCGGCTCACCGAGTCGCTGGACGCGGTCTTCTCCGAACAGCTCGATCCGACGCACCACCTCGACGCGGTGGAGTCGAAGCTCTTCGGCATTGGTGCCGAGAGCTACACCGTGGGCTCGCACGAGTACTACCTCGGCTACGCCGCCAAGAACCAGAAGCTTCTGTGCCTCGACACGGGGCACTTCCACCCGACCGAGGTGGTTTCGGACAAGCTGTCTGCCGTGCTTTGCTGGGTTCCCGAGGTCTTGCTGCACGTCAGCCGGGGCGTGCGGTGGGACAGCGATCACGTCGTGGTGCTTAGCGATGAACTACGGGCGATCGCCCGCGAGATCGCGTTGCACGACTACGCCTCGCGGGTGCACATCGGCCTCGACTTCTTCGACGCCACGATCAACCGGGTCGCCGCCTGGGTCATTGGCATCCGGGCGACGCAGCGGGCCCTGCTCGAGGCGCAACTCGAACCGGTCGATGCCCTCCGACAGGCCGAAGACCGAAGGGACTACACCGCTAGGCTGGCGCTGATGGAGGAGCACAAGAACCTCCCCTACGGGGCGGTCTGGGAGGAATACTGCCGCCGCCACGACGTCCCCGCCGCGGGGTGGCTCGAGTCGGTGCGGCGTTACGAGAGGGACGTTCTCTCTCAGCGTGCGTAG
- the rhaB gene encoding Rhamnulokinase, protein MLGLLEGEPLSLRIEEVHRFKHVPLEAPGGPVWDLTGIANEVLLGVKLGAEAARAAGVELKSVGVDTWGVDYGVVNQHGELIGLPHCYRDPANTAARGEVLGELKGGAESLYRRTGIQPLPFNTLFQLWARVQKGSEMMPTSGRVQLMPDLLHFWLSGTHSNERTNASTGALLEASTADWDRANLQQLGIPQDWFGSLCAPGTRLGKLRPELTAGLGVSPEIEVVAPATHDTASAVAAVPATGREPGTWAYLSSGTWSLLGVELAEPIATAEAFQAGFTNELGVDCQGKPTVRFLRNIGGLWLIQELQRDLALQGSEHSFSDLAALAVKAEPFRTQIDPNAEDLAAPGQIVAKLRGHAERTGQPLPTSPGELARCCLESLALCYAETLDRLEQITGRKIEVLHAVGGGIQNDFLNCLTAAAIGRPLFTGPVEATAIGNVLVQAMGLGLIEDLAELRHLVARSLPPQQVDASEVPSDWTSARERYTTIAGQSA, encoded by the coding sequence ATGCTGGGGCTGCTCGAAGGGGAACCGCTGTCGCTCCGCATCGAAGAGGTCCACCGTTTCAAACACGTCCCGCTCGAAGCCCCCGGCGGGCCGGTGTGGGACCTCACGGGGATCGCGAACGAGGTCCTGCTCGGCGTTAAGCTCGGGGCCGAAGCGGCCCGGGCCGCAGGCGTTGAGCTCAAGAGTGTTGGCGTCGATACCTGGGGCGTTGACTACGGGGTCGTAAATCAACACGGCGAGCTGATCGGCTTGCCGCACTGCTACCGCGACCCAGCGAACACCGCCGCGCGGGGGGAGGTGCTAGGAGAACTAAAGGGGGGTGCCGAATCGCTCTACCGCCGGACCGGCATCCAGCCTTTGCCATTCAACACGCTGTTCCAGCTCTGGGCGCGGGTGCAGAAGGGTTCCGAGATGATGCCCACCTCGGGGCGCGTGCAGTTGATGCCCGACCTGCTCCACTTCTGGCTCAGCGGGACGCACTCGAACGAAAGAACCAACGCCTCGACCGGCGCGCTGCTCGAAGCGAGCACCGCGGACTGGGACCGGGCGAACCTACAGCAGTTGGGAATCCCCCAGGACTGGTTTGGATCACTCTGCGCCCCGGGCACACGGCTCGGCAAGCTGCGTCCCGAGCTCACCGCCGGCCTTGGGGTCAGCCCCGAGATCGAGGTCGTGGCCCCGGCCACGCACGATACAGCCTCCGCCGTGGCGGCGGTCCCCGCCACGGGACGGGAGCCCGGCACTTGGGCGTACCTCTCCAGCGGCACCTGGTCGCTGCTGGGCGTGGAACTCGCCGAGCCGATCGCCACCGCCGAAGCCTTCCAGGCCGGCTTCACCAACGAACTCGGCGTCGACTGCCAAGGCAAGCCGACCGTCCGCTTTCTTCGGAACATCGGCGGGCTGTGGCTCATCCAGGAGCTCCAACGCGACCTCGCCCTGCAGGGGAGCGAGCACAGCTTCTCCGACCTCGCGGCCCTCGCCGTCAAGGCGGAGCCATTCCGCACGCAGATCGATCCAAACGCTGAGGACCTCGCCGCCCCCGGGCAGATCGTCGCGAAGCTGCGCGGGCACGCGGAACGCACGGGTCAGCCACTTCCTACGAGTCCCGGCGAGCTGGCGCGTTGCTGCCTGGAGAGCCTCGCGCTGTGCTACGCGGAGACGTTGGACCGACTCGAGCAGATCACCGGCCGCAAGATCGAGGTCCTGCACGCCGTGGGGGGCGGCATCCAAAACGACTTCCTCAACTGCCTCACCGCCGCTGCCATCGGGCGACCGCTCTTCACCGGCCCGGTCGAGGCGACGGCGATCGGCAACGTGCTGGTCCAGGCGATGGGGCTCGGCCTGATCGAGGACCTGGCCGAGCTGCGTCACCTAGTCGCCCGCTCGCTTCCGCCACAGCAGGTCGATGCCTCGGAGGTTCCGAGCGACTGGACATCGGCTCGCGAACGCTACACGACTATCGCTGGGCAATCTGCTTAA